From the Gammaproteobacteria bacterium genome, one window contains:
- a CDS encoding M48 family metallopeptidase: protein MNTLTIIFIAAVVLNLLVKAWLSYRQVHHVSAHRNEVPETFAAQISAEQHQKAADYTVAKSRFSVIDDLYGSLLLLGWTIGGGLAIIDSLWLKTGWSSLATGTAVLLSMFVIGSVLELPVSFYRTFAIEQRFGFNTMTRKLFASDFVKQSILLLLLGTPLALAALWLMNNMGDLWWLYVWLLWSGFSLLMLWLYPTVIAPMFNKFRPLEDDAVRKHIENLLDRTGFASRGIFVMDGSRRSTHGNAYFTGFGNNKRIVFFDTLLEHLSASEIEAVLAHELGHFRHKHVLKRIILIFSMSLAGLALLGWLAQQTWFYRGLGVDQPSYHMALVLFMLAGPVFTFLLSPLFSWGSRKHEFEADRYAAQHANSDELVSALVKLYRENASTLTPDPVNSLFYDSHPPAAVRIAHLQAQQT, encoded by the coding sequence ATGAACACATTGACAATAATTTTCATTGCCGCGGTAGTCCTGAACCTGTTGGTCAAGGCCTGGCTAAGTTACCGCCAGGTACATCACGTATCCGCACACAGGAATGAAGTACCCGAGACCTTTGCTGCGCAGATTAGCGCAGAACAGCACCAAAAAGCTGCGGACTACACTGTTGCCAAGTCTCGCTTCTCGGTTATAGATGATCTATACGGAAGCCTGTTGTTGCTGGGCTGGACTATCGGTGGCGGGCTGGCCATTATTGATTCCTTGTGGCTGAAAACCGGCTGGTCGTCACTGGCGACGGGAACAGCGGTTTTGCTAAGCATGTTTGTTATTGGCAGCGTACTGGAATTGCCGGTGAGCTTCTATCGCACATTTGCCATTGAACAGCGCTTCGGGTTTAACACCATGACACGAAAGCTGTTTGCCTCTGACTTTGTCAAGCAGTCCATTCTGCTGCTGTTACTGGGCACCCCTTTGGCGCTGGCTGCACTCTGGCTCATGAACAATATGGGTGACTTGTGGTGGCTCTATGTCTGGTTACTTTGGTCAGGTTTCAGCCTGCTCATGTTGTGGCTGTATCCTACTGTCATAGCACCGATGTTCAACAAATTCAGACCATTGGAAGACGACGCAGTCAGAAAGCATATTGAAAACCTCCTGGATCGCACCGGCTTTGCCAGTCGCGGCATTTTTGTTATGGACGGTTCAAGGCGCTCTACTCATGGAAACGCCTATTTCACCGGGTTTGGCAATAACAAGCGCATCGTCTTCTTTGACACCTTGCTCGAACACCTGAGCGCGAGCGAGATTGAAGCGGTGCTGGCCCATGAACTTGGACATTTTCGACACAAGCACGTGTTAAAGAGAATCATCCTGATTTTCAGCATGAGCCTGGCCGGGCTGGCGCTGCTCGGCTGGCTGGCCCAGCAAACCTGGTTCTACCGGGGACTTGGCGTCGACCAGCCTTCGTATCACATGGCATTGGTCTTGTTTATGCTCGCCGGCCCGGTATTCACGTTCCTGCTGAGCCCGTTATTCTCCTGGGGATCGCGCAAACATGAATTTGAAGCTGACCGTTATGCTGCGCAACACGCTAACTCTGATGAGCTGGTGTCGGCACTGGTCAAGCTGTATCGGGAAAACGCATCGACCCTGACGCCGGACCCGGTTAACTCATTGTTTTATGACAGCCACCCGCCCGCCGCCGTCCGGATCGCGCATTTACAGGCTCAACAAACTTGA
- the orn gene encoding oligoribonuclease — protein MPQDANALIWIDLEMTGLDPDNDRIIEVATIVTDANLNVVAQGPVLAIHQADEVLQAMDEWNTRTHGGTGLTRRVKESNLSEVDAQARTIDFLKDYVPKGKSPMCGNSICQDRRFLAQHMPDLEAWFHYRNLDVSSFKEVIRRWRPGILDGFSKKNTHMALDDIQESIDELRYYREHFLRLED, from the coding sequence ATGCCACAAGACGCCAATGCGCTGATCTGGATCGACCTGGAGATGACCGGCCTGGACCCGGACAATGACCGCATTATTGAAGTGGCCACTATTGTGACAGATGCCAACCTGAACGTGGTTGCACAGGGACCGGTTTTGGCAATACATCAAGCAGATGAAGTCTTGCAGGCGATGGATGAATGGAATACCCGTACCCATGGCGGGACCGGGTTAACCCGGCGGGTCAAGGAATCGAACCTGTCGGAAGTCGACGCGCAGGCCCGGACCATAGATTTCCTGAAAGACTATGTTCCCAAGGGCAAGTCACCCATGTGCGGAAATTCGATCTGTCAGGACCGGCGATTCCTGGCGCAGCATATGCCCGACCTGGAAGCCTGGTTCCATTATCGTAACCTGGATGTCAGCTCTTTCAAGGAAGTAATCAGGCGCTGGCGACCCGGGATCCTGGATGGGTTCAGCAAAAAGAATACTCACATGGCCCTGGATGACATCCAGGAATCCATTGATGAGCTTCGGTATTATCGCGAGCACTTTCTGCGCCTGGAAGATTAG
- a CDS encoding cytochrome c — protein sequence MKSYSAILLMLLPVLSTQLVAEEIRFGDKTRGQQLHQKHCTSCHNSDVYTRENRKINSYDSLIHRVGICASQLDIKIDAAQQHDIAQYLAESFYRFRD from the coding sequence ATGAAGAGTTATTCAGCCATTCTGTTGATGCTGCTTCCAGTGCTTTCGACCCAACTGGTTGCGGAAGAAATACGTTTTGGTGACAAAACCCGCGGCCAGCAACTGCACCAGAAACATTGTACCAGCTGCCACAATTCAGACGTCTACACGCGCGAAAATCGTAAAATCAACAGCTATGACAGCCTGATCCACCGTGTCGGCATTTGTGCTAGTCAGCTAGACATCAAAATTGATGCCGCTCAGCAGCATGACATTGCTCAGTATCTTGCCGAGAGTTTTTACCGGTTCCGGGACTGA